Proteins from one Bradyrhizobium amphicarpaeae genomic window:
- a CDS encoding SDR family NAD(P)-dependent oxidoreductase: MQDQKVVVVTGGTSGIGRAAALRFAKQGYQVLITGRRASLIQETMLQHENVVGMTADAASAEDAKRTIAKALDKWGRLDALVNNAGAGAILPLADATADRITDIFAVNVLGPSLLASAALPHLKSRRGAIVNVSSTFGHKAAAGLSHYAASKAAVEHLTRCWALELAPFGIRVNAVAPGPTETGALTGMMGLSAEQASAVEEQERASIPLGRRGVPDDVAEWIVQLAGPASAWVTGQVVAVDGGLGSA; encoded by the coding sequence ATGCAAGATCAAAAGGTCGTCGTCGTCACTGGCGGCACTTCAGGTATCGGCCGGGCGGCGGCGCTGCGCTTCGCGAAACAGGGCTACCAGGTGCTCATCACCGGCCGCCGGGCGAGCCTGATCCAGGAGACCATGCTGCAACACGAGAATGTTGTGGGAATGACGGCGGATGCGGCGTCCGCCGAAGACGCCAAGCGAACCATCGCGAAGGCACTCGACAAATGGGGCCGCCTCGACGCGCTGGTCAACAATGCCGGCGCCGGCGCGATCCTGCCGCTCGCCGATGCGACCGCCGATCGCATCACAGACATCTTCGCCGTCAACGTGCTCGGCCCAAGTCTGCTTGCGTCGGCAGCGCTTCCTCACCTCAAGTCAAGGCGCGGTGCGATCGTCAACGTCTCCAGCACCTTCGGGCACAAGGCCGCGGCGGGACTATCTCACTACGCGGCCAGCAAAGCCGCCGTGGAGCACCTGACGCGATGCTGGGCCCTGGAGCTGGCCCCGTTCGGGATCAGGGTCAACGCCGTTGCACCAGGTCCAACGGAGACGGGTGCACTGACGGGCATGATGGGATTGTCGGCGGAGCAGGCTTCAGCGGTCGAGGAACAGGAGCGCGCCAGCATCCCGCTCGGCCGCCGCGGCGTGCCCGATGATGTCGCTGAATGGATCGTCCAGCTCGCCGGACCCGCTTCGGCGTGGGTCACCGGTCAGGTGGTCGCCGTCGATGGCGGCCTGGGATCGGCGTGA
- a CDS encoding MBL fold metallo-hydrolase: MNLHNASIAAKPEELVPSRYAVRIGDIDVLVVSDGVLPLPTTMLAHNADPGVRAAWLNEMFLPQDAFDWALNAVIVRSGDKTILIDAGLGSDPDLHLPRAGQLIKRLEAAGIDLSSVTDLVLTHMHMDHVGGLLVDGVKERLRKDLQIHVAAAEVRFWESPDFTHTNMPQGFPDALRAAAKQFVKMYGSQIRKFDEHHEVAPGVVVRRTGGHTPGHSVVRVASGGEALTFAGDAVFAVGFDQPEWHNGFEHDPEEAARVRIRLLRELAESGELLVATHMPFPSVGHVAAAGDAFRWVPVFWDY; the protein is encoded by the coding sequence ATGAACCTTCACAACGCTTCCATTGCCGCGAAACCCGAAGAGCTCGTCCCGTCGCGCTACGCGGTGCGCATCGGCGACATCGACGTGCTGGTGGTCAGTGACGGCGTGCTGCCGCTCCCGACCACCATGCTGGCGCACAACGCAGACCCGGGAGTCCGGGCCGCCTGGCTGAACGAGATGTTCCTGCCTCAGGATGCCTTCGACTGGGCACTGAATGCGGTGATCGTGCGAAGTGGCGACAAGACGATCCTCATCGACGCCGGACTGGGGTCCGATCCCGACTTGCATTTGCCGCGCGCCGGACAATTGATCAAGCGGCTGGAGGCCGCCGGCATCGACCTTTCGTCCGTGACCGATCTCGTGCTGACTCACATGCACATGGATCACGTCGGTGGCTTGCTGGTCGACGGCGTGAAGGAGCGCCTGCGCAAGGACCTGCAGATCCACGTCGCCGCCGCCGAGGTCAGGTTCTGGGAGTCCCCCGATTTCACCCATACCAACATGCCGCAAGGTTTCCCCGATGCGCTCCGGGCCGCCGCCAAGCAATTCGTGAAGATGTACGGCAGCCAGATCCGGAAGTTTGACGAGCATCACGAGGTTGCACCTGGTGTCGTCGTTCGTCGCACCGGCGGTCACACGCCCGGACATAGCGTGGTTCGCGTGGCGTCCGGCGGTGAAGCGCTGACATTCGCCGGCGATGCCGTGTTTGCGGTCGGGTTCGATCAACCCGAGTGGCACAATGGCTTCGAGCACGACCCTGAGGAAGCGGCGCGCGTTCGCATCCGGCTTTTGCGGGAGCTCGCGGAGAGCGGCGAGCTGCTGGTGGCCACGCATATGCCGTTCCCATCGGTCGGTCACGTCGCGGCCGCCGGCGATGCCTTCCGCTGGGTGCCGGTGTTCTGGGACTACTGA
- a CDS encoding NAD(P)/FAD-dependent oxidoreductase: MRIVIIGAGFAGMYAALSAARLRDIQGASPDKLEIALVAPEPTLVVRPRLYEPNPETLTAPLQDVLKSIDVVYVKGHAEAIDTRSKVVEVAGAQGTRKKLSYDRLVVATGSRLFRPNVPGLAEHGFSVDQLDDAVALDRHLHGLSSRQASKARNTVVVAGGGFTGIEAATEVPSRLRKILGKEAQLRVVIVDRNEAIAPDMGAGPRPVIEEALRKLGIETRLGVGVTSLDKSGVTLSNGEHIECETVIWAAGMRAAPLTAQIPAERDQFGRLLVDRDLRVPSVSGVFATGDAARAACDDVGNYALMSCQHATRMGAFAGNNAAAELLGVPTRPYHQKAYVTCLDLGEAGALFTRGWERTVEMVGDVAKKTKQEINTVWIYPPKAERAAALASADPERVTAL, from the coding sequence ATGCGCATCGTCATCATTGGCGCCGGCTTCGCCGGCATGTATGCCGCCCTTTCAGCAGCCCGCTTGCGCGACATCCAGGGCGCTTCGCCGGACAAGCTCGAGATCGCGCTCGTCGCGCCCGAACCGACGCTCGTGGTTCGCCCGCGGCTCTACGAACCGAACCCCGAGACCCTGACCGCACCGCTGCAAGACGTCCTCAAGTCGATCGACGTCGTCTATGTCAAAGGCCATGCCGAGGCGATCGATACCAGGTCCAAGGTGGTTGAGGTCGCTGGCGCGCAAGGCACCCGGAAGAAGCTGTCCTACGACCGGCTGGTGGTCGCCACCGGCAGCCGGCTGTTTCGGCCGAACGTTCCCGGCCTTGCCGAGCATGGTTTCAGCGTCGACCAGCTCGATGATGCCGTCGCGCTCGATCGTCACCTCCACGGGCTGTCGAGCCGCCAAGCCTCGAAGGCACGCAACACCGTCGTCGTCGCAGGCGGCGGATTTACCGGCATCGAGGCGGCGACCGAAGTGCCGTCGCGCCTGCGCAAGATTCTCGGCAAGGAGGCCCAGCTGCGCGTGGTGATTGTCGACCGCAACGAGGCGATCGCCCCGGACATGGGCGCAGGCCCCCGCCCCGTCATCGAGGAGGCACTGCGCAAGCTCGGCATCGAGACCAGGCTCGGTGTCGGCGTGACTTCGCTCGACAAGTCCGGCGTCACGCTTTCCAACGGCGAGCATATCGAATGCGAGACCGTGATCTGGGCCGCCGGCATGCGCGCGGCTCCGTTGACGGCGCAGATCCCTGCCGAACGCGACCAGTTCGGCCGGCTGCTCGTCGACCGTGATCTTCGCGTGCCATCGGTGAGCGGCGTCTTCGCCACCGGCGACGCCGCACGGGCCGCGTGTGACGATGTCGGCAATTACGCGCTGATGTCGTGTCAGCACGCGACCCGGATGGGCGCCTTCGCCGGCAACAACGCCGCCGCCGAGCTGCTGGGCGTTCCGACCAGACCCTATCACCAGAAAGCCTACGTCACCTGCCTCGACCTTGGCGAAGCCGGCGCGCTGTTCACCCGCGGCTGGGAGCGCACAGTCGAGATGGTCGGCGACGTCGCCAAGAAGACCAAGCAGGAAATCAACACGGTCTGGATCTATCCGCCCAAGGCCGAGCGTGCCGCAGCGCTCGCCTCCGCCGACCCCGAGCGCGTCACTGCGCTCTAG
- a CDS encoding alpha/beta fold hydrolase, which yields MHLITSVSRLASSSRRNILATTLLYTASLTVRSTSAVGRDSKSAALSIGKSDGASFVTTSDGVRIFYKDWGPKSAQPIVFHHGWPLSADDWDAQMLFFLGKGFRVIAHDRRGHGRSSQVSDGHDMDHYAADVAALAEHLDLRNAIHVGHSTGGGEATRYVARHGRDRVAKLVLIGAVPPLMLKTESNPGGLPLDVFEGLRRRLAANRSQFYFEFASGPFYGYNRPGAEPSQAAIWNWWRQGMTGSSKAHYDGIKAFSETDFSEDLKSIAVPTLVLHGGDDQIVPAADSAPLSARLLKHSTLKVYDLLPHGLCTTHPDIVNADLLRFVTA from the coding sequence ATGCATTTGATAACATCCGTCAGCCGGCTCGCGAGCTCCTCGCGACGAAACATCCTGGCAACAACGCTTCTGTACACGGCGTCGTTGACCGTCCGCTCCACCTCGGCAGTAGGTCGCGACTCCAAGAGCGCCGCCCTCTCGATCGGCAAGAGCGACGGTGCAAGCTTCGTCACCACCAGCGACGGCGTCCGGATCTTCTACAAGGACTGGGGACCGAAGTCGGCGCAGCCGATCGTCTTCCACCACGGCTGGCCGCTCAGCGCCGACGACTGGGACGCCCAGATGCTGTTCTTCCTCGGCAAGGGTTTTCGCGTGATCGCGCATGATCGCCGCGGCCATGGCCGTTCGAGCCAGGTCAGCGACGGTCACGACATGGACCATTACGCCGCCGACGTCGCCGCACTCGCCGAGCACCTCGATCTTCGCAACGCCATCCACGTCGGCCATTCCACCGGTGGCGGCGAGGCGACCCGATACGTGGCGCGCCATGGCCGGGATCGCGTCGCCAAGCTCGTGCTGATCGGCGCCGTGCCGCCTTTGATGCTGAAAACCGAGTCCAATCCCGGTGGGCTGCCGCTTGACGTGTTCGAGGGCTTGCGCCGGCGGCTCGCCGCCAACAGGTCGCAATTCTATTTCGAATTCGCAAGCGGCCCCTTCTACGGCTACAATCGTCCGGGCGCCGAGCCCTCACAAGCCGCCATCTGGAACTGGTGGCGTCAAGGCATGACGGGCAGCAGCAAGGCCCATTACGACGGTATCAAGGCCTTCTCCGAAACCGATTTCAGCGAAGACCTGAAGAGCATCGCGGTGCCGACGCTCGTCCTGCACGGCGGCGACGACCAGATCGTCCCCGCGGCCGACTCGGCACCGCTGTCGGCCCGGCTGCTGAAGCACAGCACGCTGAAGGTCTACGACCTGCTGCCGCACGGCCTGTGCACGACCCATCCCGACATCGTCAATGCCGACTTGCTCAGATTCGTGACGGCCTAA
- a CDS encoding helix-turn-helix transcriptional regulator: MSKVVLRDSPGEIPAASRVQRDLTGDRPAADVEMARVLGTLPFRMALDSSGAGIAHWKHEPLHDVVAPMSHHVIMAYNGVVQRMERRSGKDIAIGTFRPGAVIIIPEGSSSRWDIPKPVDVVQLYLPQTTLRRVADEAATGVSPELLERTAHPDPVTSRLLLSAADVLEGNEALDTLFRQQLMDLLATRLLAAHTGSPGTIAPARGGLAPKTLLRAIERLRSDSDSDVSLAALAAEAGLSRFHFCRAFKDSTGLSPHAWLRQHRLEQAMNMLRDTDESVVSIAAALGYSSQTAFAAAFRKLTGESPSDWRRRAR, from the coding sequence ATGAGCAAAGTCGTCTTGCGCGACTCTCCGGGCGAAATCCCGGCCGCGTCCCGCGTGCAGCGCGACCTGACAGGAGATCGGCCCGCTGCCGACGTGGAGATGGCGCGCGTGCTCGGCACGCTTCCCTTTCGCATGGCATTGGATTCGTCCGGCGCAGGCATTGCGCACTGGAAGCACGAACCATTGCACGACGTCGTCGCGCCCATGAGCCACCACGTCATCATGGCTTACAACGGCGTTGTCCAACGCATGGAGCGGCGGTCCGGAAAGGACATCGCAATCGGGACGTTTCGTCCGGGAGCGGTGATCATTATTCCCGAGGGATCGAGCTCCCGTTGGGACATTCCGAAACCCGTCGACGTCGTTCAGCTCTACCTTCCGCAGACAACGCTGAGGCGCGTTGCCGACGAAGCCGCAACCGGCGTATCGCCCGAACTCCTGGAGCGAACCGCGCATCCCGATCCAGTCACGTCCCGTCTGCTCCTGAGCGCGGCGGACGTGCTGGAAGGAAACGAGGCGCTGGATACGCTGTTCAGACAGCAACTCATGGATTTGCTGGCGACGCGTCTCCTGGCAGCGCACACCGGCTCGCCCGGCACGATCGCGCCCGCCAGGGGCGGGCTCGCGCCGAAGACTTTGCTTCGGGCGATCGAGCGGTTGCGCTCCGACAGTGATTCCGACGTCTCGCTCGCAGCGCTTGCCGCCGAGGCCGGCTTGTCGCGCTTTCACTTCTGCCGCGCCTTCAAGGACAGCACCGGGCTTTCCCCGCATGCCTGGCTGCGCCAGCACCGGCTCGAGCAAGCCATGAACATGCTGCGCGACACCGACGAGTCGGTCGTCTCGATCGCCGCCGCCCTTGGCTATTCCTCGCAGACCGCCTTTGCCGCGGCGTTTCGAAAGCTGACCGGGGAATCGCCGAGCGATTGGCGGCGGCGCGCGCGATAG
- a CDS encoding helix-turn-helix domain-containing protein, translating into MIRTGAYGERVGAFLRLGEVPPTLMTRSLRNAEIAVTETRNDDPMVGLSGSFAAEDAYLVSLKLRDYPECEIWEQGRHLTKADVHAGTTYLYDLKADPRYLIDKPFHSLHFYVPRPALDGLADQSGARRIDALDCSPVGHDDAVVRHIGACLREGLRRPDEANQLFIDHMMLALTAHVAETYGGFQHKVETSRGALAPWQLARACDKLEADLGGKVPLQAIATELGLSVSHFSRAFRAATGLPPYRWLLHHRVRTAKRLLSKRGPSLSEVAISVGFANQSHFTRVFSAIAGVSPGAWRRDALGTVSGEG; encoded by the coding sequence ATGATCAGGACAGGTGCGTACGGTGAACGGGTCGGAGCATTCCTCCGTCTCGGTGAAGTGCCGCCCACGCTGATGACCCGGTCACTGCGCAATGCCGAGATCGCAGTGACAGAAACGCGGAACGACGATCCCATGGTGGGTCTGTCCGGTTCGTTTGCCGCGGAGGATGCCTATCTCGTCAGCCTGAAATTGCGCGACTATCCGGAGTGCGAGATCTGGGAGCAAGGTCGCCACCTCACGAAGGCCGATGTCCATGCCGGCACGACCTATCTGTACGATCTCAAGGCCGACCCCCGCTACTTGATCGACAAGCCGTTTCACTCGCTGCATTTCTACGTGCCGCGTCCGGCGCTCGATGGTCTCGCCGATCAATCGGGGGCGCGGCGCATCGATGCGCTCGACTGCAGTCCCGTCGGACACGATGATGCCGTCGTCCGTCATATCGGCGCTTGCTTGCGCGAGGGACTGCGCCGGCCGGACGAGGCCAACCAGCTCTTCATCGATCACATGATGCTGGCGCTTACGGCTCATGTCGCGGAAACCTACGGAGGGTTTCAACACAAGGTCGAGACCAGCCGCGGCGCGCTTGCACCATGGCAGCTTGCGCGCGCATGCGACAAACTTGAAGCAGATCTCGGCGGCAAGGTGCCGTTGCAGGCTATCGCTACGGAGCTCGGCCTCTCCGTCAGCCATTTCTCGCGTGCGTTTCGCGCTGCGACCGGCCTGCCGCCGTATCGCTGGCTCCTGCATCATCGCGTGAGAACCGCCAAGCGGCTGCTGAGTAAGCGCGGTCCGTCGCTTTCCGAGGTTGCTATTTCGGTCGGCTTTGCCAACCAGAGCCACTTCACGCGGGTCTTCTCCGCGATAGCAGGCGTCAGCCCGGGTGCATGGCGGCGCGATGCGCTGGGTACAGTAAGCGGCGAAGGTTAG
- a CDS encoding pyridoxamine 5'-phosphate oxidase family protein gives MDKTELAEIAKDMAGIDIAILSTHTDNGEIANRPMSNNGDVSYDGTSYYFAYEQTRTVSDIQRNPKVALGFSSEAGLFSEGIYVAVEGTAELIRDKGAFQRHWTSDLDEWFDKGIDTPGIILIKVKASRITYWKGREEGEVVL, from the coding sequence ATGGACAAGACTGAACTCGCCGAGATCGCAAAGGACATGGCCGGCATCGACATCGCCATTCTCTCGACCCATACCGACAACGGCGAGATCGCCAATCGTCCGATGAGCAACAATGGTGACGTCTCCTACGATGGCACGTCCTATTACTTCGCCTACGAGCAGACGCGCACCGTATCGGACATCCAACGAAATCCGAAAGTCGCGCTCGGATTTTCATCGGAAGCAGGGCTCTTCTCGGAGGGGATCTACGTGGCCGTCGAAGGCACGGCCGAGCTGATTCGCGACAAGGGCGCCTTCCAGCGGCACTGGACCAGCGATCTCGATGAATGGTTCGATAAGGGTATCGACACGCCAGGCATCATTCTGATCAAGGTCAAGGCCAGCCGCATCACCTATTGGAAGGGACGCGAGGAAGGTGAAGTCGTGCTCTGA
- a CDS encoding caspase family protein, whose protein sequence is MGALRWFSLFFFFICLSCGVAQAERRVALVVGNSAYKSVARLTNPSNDAALVGAMFKKAGFDWVDARTDLNGAEMRKALRDFGARARDADVAVIYYAGHGIELDGTNYLIPIDATLETDSDVLDETVGLDRALFAVEPAKQLRLIILDACRDNPFAKTMKRTVAARAIGRGLAKVELTSPNTMIAFAAKAGSTASDGDSRNSPFAAALVERLPIPGLDLRKAFGFVRDDVLKSTGYKQEPYVYGSLGGDDVPLVAAKPVVTAPQPNPQDAVRRDYELALQIGTREVWAAFLAQYPDGFYASLAKGQLNRIAAEEARAAATEKARLAEEEKARLAADRAQKAEQDKAAAAAKAAENARIAAEKAKQVEEARAAAAEQRRKEAEAAVAKALADKAVAEKALADKIANDKAAAELAAKEAAARKAQDGGELKVATVAPTSSQPSLSPQEMAKAVQTELRRVGCLSAPADGDWKASSQRSLAMFNKYAGTKLEANNATIDALDAVKAKPGRVCPLICDRGFRADGDNCVKIACRAGYRVNDDNECEKVQDKKPTASRDQSRARDAERKSDEAAPAKPQSSGQMICNQAGCRPVARGCRLVADSTAGIGNAAGISGRSREVCN, encoded by the coding sequence ATGGGCGCTCTTCGCTGGTTTTCACTGTTCTTTTTCTTCATCTGTCTCAGCTGTGGTGTAGCGCAAGCCGAGCGCCGCGTCGCGCTGGTGGTTGGCAATTCGGCCTATAAGAGCGTCGCCAGGCTCACCAATCCGTCAAACGACGCAGCCCTGGTCGGTGCAATGTTCAAGAAGGCCGGATTTGACTGGGTCGACGCCAGGACCGATCTCAACGGCGCAGAAATGCGCAAGGCTCTGCGGGACTTTGGTGCACGGGCGCGGGATGCCGACGTTGCTGTCATCTATTATGCGGGGCATGGCATCGAGCTTGACGGGACGAATTACCTGATCCCCATCGACGCCACGCTGGAAACTGACAGCGACGTTCTCGACGAGACCGTAGGTCTCGACCGTGCGCTGTTCGCCGTCGAGCCTGCGAAGCAGCTCCGACTCATCATTCTGGACGCGTGTCGCGACAATCCGTTCGCGAAGACGATGAAGCGGACGGTTGCCGCCCGTGCCATTGGACGCGGCCTTGCCAAGGTGGAACTGACCAGCCCGAACACGATGATCGCCTTCGCGGCGAAGGCGGGGTCGACAGCCTCGGACGGTGATTCCAGGAATAGCCCCTTCGCCGCGGCTCTCGTTGAGCGGTTGCCGATCCCCGGACTTGATCTTCGCAAGGCCTTCGGTTTCGTCCGCGACGATGTGCTCAAGAGCACCGGCTACAAGCAGGAGCCCTATGTTTACGGTTCCCTTGGTGGGGACGACGTGCCTTTGGTTGCGGCAAAACCAGTCGTCACCGCGCCGCAGCCGAACCCTCAGGATGCGGTCCGCCGGGATTATGAGCTCGCGCTTCAAATCGGCACCCGGGAAGTCTGGGCCGCATTCCTGGCTCAATATCCGGATGGGTTTTACGCCAGCCTTGCAAAGGGGCAGCTGAATCGCATCGCGGCCGAAGAGGCGCGTGCCGCAGCCACGGAGAAGGCGCGGCTGGCTGAGGAGGAGAAGGCGCGGCTCGCAGCGGATAGAGCCCAGAAGGCGGAGCAGGACAAAGCCGCCGCGGCGGCGAAGGCCGCAGAGAATGCCCGGATCGCCGCGGAGAAAGCGAAGCAGGTCGAGGAGGCCAGGGCCGCCGCGGCAGAACAACGGCGCAAGGAGGCGGAGGCCGCGGTGGCAAAGGCCTTGGCCGACAAGGCGGTTGCGGAGAAAGCGTTGGCCGACAAGATCGCCAACGACAAGGCGGCTGCCGAACTGGCCGCGAAGGAGGCGGCCGCCAGGAAGGCGCAGGACGGTGGAGAGCTGAAGGTTGCGACTGTTGCGCCGACGTCGTCTCAGCCGAGCTTGTCGCCGCAAGAGATGGCGAAGGCGGTGCAGACGGAATTGCGGCGCGTCGGATGCCTCTCTGCGCCTGCCGACGGCGACTGGAAGGCGTCCTCGCAGCGGTCCCTCGCGATGTTCAACAAATACGCAGGCACCAAGCTCGAGGCGAACAATGCCACGATCGACGCGCTTGATGCGGTCAAGGCCAAGCCGGGGCGGGTTTGTCCGCTGATCTGCGACCGAGGTTTCAGGGCCGACGGCGACAATTGCGTCAAGATCGCCTGCCGTGCCGGCTATCGCGTCAATGACGACAACGAATGCGAGAAGGTTCAGGACAAAAAGCCCACGGCGAGCCGCGATCAGTCCAGGGCGCGCGATGCTGAACGCAAGAGCGACGAAGCGGCGCCCGCCAAGCCCCAGTCATCAGGCCAGATGATCTGCAATCAGGCCGGCTGCCGTCCCGTCGCTCGCGGCTGTAGACTCGTTGCCGACAGCACCGCCGGGATTGGCAACGCAGCCGGGATCAGCGGGCGCTCGCGCGAGGTGTGCAATTGA
- a CDS encoding SDR family NAD(P)-dependent oxidoreductase, translating into MDLGLKSKTAVVTGASIGIGRAIAKGLAAEGVRVVGVARRTDLLAELVKEEGSGLITPFEQDVMAKDAAERIAAFAQKELGHVDILINNAGGSRPLPVDAPDSKWDEAFALNFTSYRRIAHALLPQMIARKWGRIVNITGKSEPEGLNAAFAAKAAVHAWAKGLSREIGEHGITINCIPPGRIMSEQIRRNYAPDYRERFAEEEIPVGYWGEPEDLAALAVFLASPVARYITGTVIPVDGGLRRYQF; encoded by the coding sequence ATGGACCTCGGGCTCAAATCGAAAACCGCTGTCGTCACCGGCGCGAGCATCGGCATCGGCCGCGCCATCGCCAAGGGCCTCGCCGCCGAGGGCGTGCGCGTCGTCGGCGTGGCGCGGCGCACCGATCTTCTCGCCGAGCTGGTGAAGGAGGAAGGCTCCGGGCTGATCACGCCGTTCGAGCAGGACGTGATGGCGAAGGATGCGGCCGAGCGGATCGCAGCCTTCGCGCAGAAGGAGCTCGGTCATGTCGACATTCTCATCAACAATGCCGGCGGCAGCCGTCCGCTGCCGGTCGATGCGCCTGACAGCAAATGGGACGAGGCGTTCGCGCTGAACTTCACCAGCTACCGCCGCATCGCGCATGCGCTGCTGCCGCAGATGATCGCGCGCAAATGGGGCCGCATCGTCAACATCACCGGCAAGTCCGAACCCGAGGGCCTCAACGCCGCCTTCGCCGCCAAGGCAGCGGTCCACGCCTGGGCCAAGGGCCTGTCGCGCGAGATCGGCGAGCACGGCATCACCATCAACTGCATCCCGCCCGGCCGCATCATGAGCGAGCAGATCCGCCGCAACTACGCGCCTGATTATCGCGAGCGCTTTGCCGAGGAAGAGATTCCCGTCGGCTATTGGGGCGAGCCGGAAGATCTGGCGGCACTCGCGGTGTTCCTGGCCTCACCGGTGGCGCGCTACATCACGGGAACGGTGATCCCGGTGGATGGGGGCTTGCGGCGGTATCAGTTTTAG
- a CDS encoding methyltransferase domain-containing protein, with protein sequence MVWDPQQYLKFSGHRLRPAVDLLMRIPDFGPREIADLGAGAGNVTKLIKERWPEASVTGVEGSAEMVAAGRKAAPNVEWSHEDLGHWRPAGRFDLIYSNAALHWLPNHAALFPSVMEKVKPGGMLAVQMPRNFLAPSHVLIGETALDGPWRSKVEHLVTPPPVEGPAFYHDLLAPMSDNIDIWETEYLQVLEGENPVKEWTKGTWLTRYLDVLAGEEKTAFEAAYGARVAKAYPKNAAGQTLFPFRRLFMVAQRKN encoded by the coding sequence ATGGTCTGGGATCCGCAGCAATATCTGAAATTCTCCGGCCACCGGCTGCGGCCCGCCGTAGACCTCCTGATGCGGATTCCGGATTTTGGCCCGCGCGAAATCGCCGATCTCGGCGCGGGCGCCGGCAACGTGACGAAACTGATCAAGGAGCGTTGGCCTGAAGCGAGCGTGACCGGCGTCGAGGGCTCAGCCGAAATGGTCGCGGCGGGGCGCAAGGCGGCGCCGAATGTGGAATGGTCTCATGAAGACCTCGGCCATTGGCGCCCGGCCGGGCGATTTGACCTGATCTATTCCAATGCCGCACTGCACTGGTTGCCCAATCATGCGGCATTGTTTCCGTCGGTCATGGAGAAGGTGAAGCCTGGCGGCATGCTTGCGGTGCAGATGCCGCGCAACTTTCTGGCGCCCTCCCATGTGCTGATCGGCGAGACCGCGCTCGATGGTCCGTGGCGGTCCAAGGTCGAGCATCTGGTCACGCCGCCGCCGGTCGAGGGGCCGGCCTTCTATCATGATCTGCTTGCGCCGATGTCTGATAATATCGACATCTGGGAGACCGAATATCTGCAGGTGCTCGAAGGCGAGAACCCCGTCAAGGAATGGACCAAGGGGACCTGGCTGACGCGCTATCTCGACGTGCTCGCAGGCGAGGAGAAGACCGCATTCGAAGCCGCCTACGGCGCGCGGGTTGCGAAGGCCTATCCGAAGAATGCGGCGGGGCAGACCCTGTTCCCGTTCCGTCGCCTGTTCATGGTCGCCCAGCGCAAGAACTGA
- a CDS encoding DctP family TRAP transporter solute-binding subunit, with translation MRKLLLAVAAAALVLAPAVGQAQTPIVIKFSHVVANDTPKGKGALKFKELAEKYTDGKVKVEIYPNSTLYKDKEEIEALQLGSVQILAPSTAKFAPLGIKEFEALDLPWLFKDDQTYSNAMKGTVGKWLFQKLEAKGITGLAYWDNGFHMVSSNRPLVKPTDFQGLKVRISGSKVADQYFRLLGTIPQIMAFSEVYQALQTGVVDGCENTASNYLTQKFYEVQKDITVSYHAHLQYAVIVNSKFWSGLPPDIRTQLDKAMADATDYTNSIARKENEDALAEIKKTGKTTLHYLTDADRKAWQEAMQPTYKWAKGRVGQEVLDLVAKELDVKMN, from the coding sequence ATGCGCAAACTGCTTCTCGCGGTCGCGGCGGCCGCGCTGGTTCTGGCCCCTGCCGTTGGGCAGGCGCAAACTCCGATCGTCATCAAATTCAGCCACGTCGTCGCCAACGACACCCCGAAAGGGAAGGGTGCGCTGAAGTTCAAGGAACTCGCCGAGAAATACACCGACGGCAAGGTCAAGGTCGAGATCTACCCGAACTCCACGCTCTACAAGGACAAGGAAGAGATCGAGGCGCTGCAGCTCGGCTCGGTGCAGATACTTGCGCCCTCGACCGCGAAATTCGCGCCGCTCGGCATCAAGGAGTTCGAGGCGCTCGACCTGCCCTGGCTGTTCAAGGACGACCAGACCTATTCCAACGCGATGAAGGGCACGGTTGGAAAGTGGCTGTTCCAGAAGCTCGAGGCCAAGGGGATAACGGGGCTCGCTTATTGGGACAATGGCTTCCACATGGTCTCTTCGAATCGCCCGCTGGTGAAGCCGACCGATTTCCAGGGCTTGAAGGTCCGCATCTCCGGATCGAAGGTCGCGGACCAGTATTTCCGCCTGCTCGGGACGATCCCGCAGATCATGGCGTTCTCCGAAGTCTACCAGGCGCTGCAGACCGGCGTGGTGGACGGCTGCGAGAACACTGCGTCCAACTACCTGACGCAGAAATTCTACGAGGTGCAGAAGGACATCACCGTGTCCTATCACGCGCATCTGCAATATGCCGTCATCGTCAATTCGAAATTCTGGTCGGGGCTGCCGCCCGACATCCGTACCCAGCTCGACAAGGCGATGGCGGATGCGACCGACTACACCAATTCGATCGCGCGCAAGGAGAACGAGGACGCGCTGGCCGAAATCAAGAAGACCGGCAAGACAACGCTGCATTATCTGACCGACGCCGATCGCAAGGCCTGGCAGGAGGCGATGCAGCCGACCTATAAATGGGCAAAGGGCAGGGTCGGGCAAGAGGTGCTCGATCTCGTCGCCAAGGAACTCGACGTCAAGATGAACTGA